One window of Bos indicus isolate NIAB-ARS_2022 breed Sahiwal x Tharparkar chromosome 18, NIAB-ARS_B.indTharparkar_mat_pri_1.0, whole genome shotgun sequence genomic DNA carries:
- the TERF2IP gene encoding telomeric repeat-binding factor 2-interacting protein 1, with protein MAEAMELGKDPNGPTHSSTLFVREDGSSMSFYVRPSPAKRRLSTLILHGGGTLCRVQEPGAVLLAQPGEAAAEASGDFISTQYILDCVERNEKLELEAYRLGPAPAAYQAPETKPGVLAGGVAAAEPEPQSQAGRMVFTDADDVAIITYVKEHARSASSVTGNALWKAMEKSSLTQHSWQSMKDRYLKRLRGQEHKYLLGEAPVSPSSQKLKRKAEQDPEAADSGEPQNKRTPDLPEEEFEKEEIKENEAAVKKMLVEATREFEEIVVDESPDFEIHITMCDDDPCTPEEDSETQPDEEEEEEEKVSAPEVGAAIKIIRQLMEKFNLDLSTVTQAFLKNSGELEATSSFLESGQRADGYPIWSRQDDLDLQKDDEATRDALVKKFGAQNVARRIEFRKK; from the exons ATGGCGGAGGCGATGGAGTTGGGCAAAGACCCCAATGGACCCACTCACTCCTCGACTCTGTTCGTAAGGGAGGATGGCAGCTCCATGTCCTTCTACGTGCGTCCCAGCCCGGCAAAGCGCCGGCTCTCGACGCTCATCCTGCACGGCGGCGGCACTCTGTGTCGCGTTCAGGAGCCCGGGGCCGTGCTGTTGGCCCAGCCCGGGGAGGCGGCGGCCGAGGCCTCGGGCGACTTTATCTCCACGCAGTACATTCTGGACTGCGTGGAGCGTAACGAGAAGCTCGAGCTGGAGGCCTACCGTCTGGGCCCGGCTCCGGCGGCCTACCAGGCCCCAGAGACGAAGCCCGGGGTCCTGGCCGGGGGCGTCGCCGCGGCGGAGCCTGAGCCGCAGTCGCAGGCGGGGCGGATGGTCTTCACGGACGCGGACGACGTGGCCATCATAACCTACGTGAAGGAACATGCCCGCTCGGCCAGCTCCGTCACCGGTAACGCCTTGTGGAAAGCGATGGAGAAGAGCTCGCTTACCCAGCACTCCTGGCAGTCCATGAAGGACCGCTACCTGAAGCGCCTGCGGGGCCAGGAGCACAAGTACCTTCTGGGGGAGGCCCCGGTGAGCCCCTCCTCGCAGAAACTCAAGAGGAAGGCCGAGCAAGACCCGGAGGCTGCTGATAGCGGAG AACCACAGAATAAGAGAACTCCAGATTTGCCTgaagaagaatttgaaaaagaagagatcaAGGAGAATGAAGCAGCAGTCAAAAAGATGCTTGTAGAAGCTACCCGAGAGTTTGAGGAGATTGTG GTGGATGAGAGTCCTGATTTTGAAATACACATAACAATGTGTGATGATGATCCATGCACGCCTGAGGAAGACTCAGAAACACAGCCtgatgaggaagaagaagaagaagaaaaagtttctGCACCAGAGGTGGGAGCTGCCATTAAGATCATCCGGCAGTTGATGGAAAAGTTTAACTTGGATCTATCAACAGTTACACAGGCCTTCCTAAAAAATAGTGGTGAGCTGGAGGCTACTTCCTCCTTTTTAGAGTCTGGTCAGAGGGCTGACGGGTATCCTATTTGGTCCCGACAGGATGACTTAGATTTGCAAAAAGATGATGAGGCTACTCGAGATGCATTGGTCAAAAAATTTGGTGCTCAGAATGTAGCTCGGAGGATTGAATTCCGAAAGAAATAA